From Rhizobium oryzihabitans, the proteins below share one genomic window:
- a CDS encoding type II toxin-antitoxin system MqsA family antitoxin: MASAEKILPDTMVSPETSEVLRRDVRPFVVTYKGKSRTVDLPGYYPENGDDGVHVGDDMEVTDAALRALKEEVEGIPSPTTIRRVRQKLNLSQREAGGILKVGENAFDKYERGLVEPSGPTSQLLRLLDRHPELVEELRQQTG; encoded by the coding sequence ATGGCATCTGCGGAAAAGATACTGCCCGACACAATGGTCTCTCCGGAGACCAGCGAGGTCCTGCGCCGTGACGTTCGCCCGTTCGTTGTGACCTATAAGGGCAAGAGCAGGACGGTCGATCTTCCCGGTTATTATCCGGAAAACGGCGACGACGGCGTGCATGTCGGCGACGACATGGAGGTGACGGATGCGGCGCTGCGCGCGCTTAAGGAAGAGGTCGAGGGTATTCCCTCACCTACCACGATCCGGCGCGTGCGACAGAAACTGAACCTGTCGCAGCGGGAGGCAGGAGGCATTCTCAAGGTCGGTGAGAACGCCTTCGACAAGTACGAACGCGGACTGGTCGAGCCGAGCGGGCCGACCAGTCAGTTGCTGCGTCTCCTTGACCGTCACCCGGAGCTCGTCGAGGAGTTGCGTCAACAGACCGGCTAA